A region from the Microbacterium lacus genome encodes:
- a CDS encoding ABC transporter ATP-binding protein, which produces MTTNAPLSTPRALARLLPFAKPVLPRLTMGAVSALIASLLALSIPLVLEVIVRGPIASGDPSQLVWGAVAVLALGLLEAVMVYLRRWFVLGPATQVEFDLRKGFYSRLQRLPVAFHDRWQSGQLLSRMMQDISMLRRWMAFGLVLLVVNVLTIAVGTVLLFRWHWLLGTIFLICSLPLWYTGYRFEKTYGTLARQSQDQAGDLATSVEESVHGIRVLKAFGRGKHALHKFTQQAETLRQTELRKARAIGVIWFWLVLLPDLAFALCLGAGIYLVQLGQLQVAELIAFFAMATVLRWPMESIGFLFSFMLDARTATDRIFEVFDEENTITDPDRPVRIASPRGELAFEGVHFRYQDAAPTERDMLDGIDLVLRPGETMALVGLTGSGKTTLTTLPSRLYDVTGGRVTLDGVDVRDLTLKELRTHVGMAFEDATLFSQTVRENVLLGREDLEPGSAEAEEVLREALQVAQAHFVDDLPKGVDTVIGEEGLSLSGGQRQRLALARAVAARPAVLVLDDPLSALDVDTEALVEDALREVLHATTALVVAHRPSTVTLADRVALLEGGRITAVGTHSELLRTSEHYRHVISSLEDAEREAQTQGPGRMLENREQEVKR; this is translated from the coding sequence ATGACCACCAACGCTCCACTCTCCACGCCGCGCGCCCTTGCCCGCCTCCTCCCTTTCGCGAAGCCCGTGCTGCCGCGTCTCACGATGGGTGCGGTCAGCGCGCTCATCGCGAGCCTCCTCGCGCTCTCCATCCCGCTCGTCCTCGAGGTCATCGTCCGCGGCCCCATCGCGTCCGGCGACCCCTCACAGCTGGTCTGGGGTGCCGTCGCGGTGCTCGCGCTGGGCCTGCTCGAGGCCGTCATGGTCTACTTGCGCCGCTGGTTCGTCCTCGGACCCGCAACGCAGGTCGAATTCGACCTGCGCAAGGGCTTCTACTCGCGTCTGCAGCGTCTGCCGGTGGCGTTCCACGACCGCTGGCAGTCCGGTCAGCTCCTCAGCCGCATGATGCAGGACATCAGCATGCTCCGGCGCTGGATGGCGTTCGGTCTCGTGCTCCTGGTCGTCAACGTGCTCACGATCGCCGTCGGCACGGTGCTGCTGTTCCGCTGGCACTGGCTGCTCGGCACGATCTTCCTGATCTGCTCGCTGCCCCTCTGGTACACCGGGTACCGGTTCGAGAAGACCTACGGCACCCTCGCGCGCCAGAGCCAGGACCAGGCGGGCGATCTCGCCACGTCGGTCGAGGAGAGCGTGCACGGCATCCGTGTCCTCAAGGCGTTCGGACGCGGCAAGCACGCGCTCCACAAGTTCACCCAGCAGGCCGAGACGCTGCGTCAGACCGAGTTGCGCAAGGCGCGCGCGATCGGCGTGATCTGGTTCTGGCTCGTGCTGCTGCCCGACCTCGCGTTCGCGCTCTGCCTCGGTGCCGGCATCTACCTCGTCCAGCTCGGCCAGCTGCAGGTCGCCGAGCTCATCGCGTTCTTCGCGATGGCGACCGTGCTGCGCTGGCCGATGGAGTCGATCGGGTTCCTCTTCTCCTTCATGCTCGACGCGCGCACCGCGACCGACCGCATCTTCGAGGTCTTCGATGAGGAGAACACGATCACCGATCCCGACCGGCCGGTCCGGATCGCGAGCCCCCGGGGCGAACTCGCGTTCGAGGGCGTGCATTTCCGCTATCAGGATGCCGCTCCCACCGAGCGCGACATGCTCGACGGCATCGACCTCGTCCTGCGTCCGGGGGAGACCATGGCGCTGGTAGGTCTCACCGGATCCGGCAAGACCACGCTCACGACCCTGCCCTCGCGCCTGTACGACGTGACCGGCGGCCGCGTGACCCTGGACGGTGTCGACGTCCGCGACCTCACCCTGAAGGAGCTGCGCACCCATGTCGGCATGGCGTTCGAGGACGCCACGCTGTTCTCGCAGACCGTGCGTGAGAACGTGCTGCTCGGCCGGGAGGATCTCGAGCCCGGCAGCGCGGAGGCCGAAGAGGTTCTCCGCGAGGCGCTGCAGGTCGCCCAGGCGCACTTCGTCGACGATCTGCCGAAGGGCGTCGACACGGTGATCGGCGAGGAGGGGCTGTCGCTCTCGGGTGGACAGCGCCAGCGCCTCGCGCTCGCGCGGGCTGTCGCCGCGAGGCCGGCGGTGCTCGTCCTCGATGACCCGCTCTCCGCCCTCGACGTCGACACGGAGGCCCTCGTGGAGGACGCGCTGCGCGAAGTGCTGCACGCGACGACCGCGCTCGTGGTCGCCCACCGCCCCTCGACCGTGACCCTCGCCGACCGTGTCGCACTCCTCGAAGGGGGGCGGATCACGGCGGTCGGCACGCACTCGGAGCTCCTGCGCACGAGCGAGCACTACCGCCACGTGATCTCGAGTCTGGAAGACGCCGAGCGCGAAGCGCAGACCCAGGGCCCCGGGCGAATGCTCGAGAACCGCGAACAGGAGGTGAAGCGATGA